In Macrobrachium rosenbergii isolate ZJJX-2024 chromosome 16, ASM4041242v1, whole genome shotgun sequence, a single genomic region encodes these proteins:
- the LOC136846895 gene encoding protein PBMUCL2-like, with the protein MGSHASNKAATGALKTLNKTVTGDSKTSYKAATGDLKTSNKTVTGDPKTSNKAATGDVKTSNKTVTGDPKASNEAATGDPKTSNKAAAGDLKTSDKAVTGDPKTSNKTVAAVTGDPKTSNKAVTGDLKTSYKTVTGNPKTSNKAVTGDPKTSNKAVTGNLKTSNKAVTGNLKTSNKAVTDDQKISNKTVTGDPKTSNKAVTGDPKTSNKSVTPEHKISNKTVTGDPKTSNKTVTGDPKTSNKAVTGDPKTSNKAVTGDLKTSNKAVTGNPKTSKKAVTGDPKIKSPIINLSVADFMRQGEEFVGLSGLTE; encoded by the exons CATCAAACAAAGCTGCAACTGGCGCcctgaaaactttaaacaaaactGTAACTGGCGACTCTAAAACATCATATAAAGCTGCAACTGGCGACctgaaaacatcaaacaaaactgtaactggcgaccctaaaacatcaaacaaagctgcAACTGGTGACgtgaaaacatcaaacaaaactgTAACTGGCGACCCTAAAGCATCAAACGAAGCTGCAACTGGCGACccgaaaacatcaaacaaagctgcAGCTGGCGACCTGAAAACATCAGACAAAGCTGTAACTGGCgaccctaaaacatcaaacaaaactgTAGCTG ctgtaactggtgaccctaaaacatcaaacaaagctgtaactggcGACCTGAAAACATCTTATAAAACTGTAACTGGCAACccaaaaacatcaaacaaagctgtaactggcgaccctaaaacatcaaacaaagctgtaactggcaacctgaaaacatcaaacaaagctgtaactggcaacctgaaaacatcaaacaaagctgtaactgaCGACCAGAAAATCTCAAACAAAACTGTAACTGGCgaccctaaaacatcaaacaaagctgtaactggtgaccctaaaacatcaaacaaatcTGTAACTCCCGAGcataaaatatcaaacaaaactgtAACTGGCGACccaaaaacatcaaacaaaactgTAACTGGCGACccaaaaacatcaaacaaagctgtaactggcgaccctaaaacatcaaacaaagctgtaactggcgacctgaaaacatcaaacaaagctgtaactggcaacccgaaaacatcaaagaaagctgtaactggcgacccaaaaataaaatcaccCATAATTAACCTTTCGGTCGCCGACTTCATGAGACAGGGAGAGGAATTTGTTGGTCTGTCAGGGTTAACGGAGTGA